The following coding sequences lie in one Alloacidobacterium dinghuense genomic window:
- a CDS encoding alpha/beta hydrolase yields the protein MTATDTFIYRFVPVENSKRTLLVLHGTGGNEDDLLPVGRMLDPESALLSPRGKVLENGAPRFFRRLREGVFDEEDVIRRANELADFVAGAVKENGLNASQIVAIGYSNGANIASAMMLLRPEILRGAVLLRGQVPLVPEKVPDLAGKSVFLSSGKFDPIVDAENAGQLAEMLKKAGADVTHKLLPSGHELTRVDIDDAREWLSRLA from the coding sequence ATGACCGCAACCGACACGTTCATTTACCGGTTTGTTCCAGTCGAGAATAGCAAGCGTACGCTGCTGGTGCTGCATGGTACGGGCGGCAATGAAGATGATCTGTTGCCCGTGGGCCGCATGCTCGATCCGGAGAGCGCGCTGCTGAGCCCGCGCGGGAAGGTGCTGGAAAACGGAGCGCCGCGATTTTTCCGCCGACTGCGTGAAGGCGTCTTCGATGAAGAAGACGTGATCCGGCGCGCAAATGAGCTGGCGGATTTCGTTGCTGGCGCCGTCAAAGAGAATGGATTGAATGCTTCGCAAATTGTTGCCATCGGCTACTCCAATGGAGCCAACATCGCGTCGGCCATGATGCTGTTGCGACCGGAGATTCTTCGCGGCGCGGTGCTGCTGCGTGGGCAGGTGCCGCTGGTTCCGGAAAAGGTGCCCGATCTTGCCGGCAAGTCCGTGTTTTTGTCGTCGGGAAAATTCGACCCGATTGTCGACGCCGAAAATGCGGGCCAGCTTGCAGAGATGTTGAAGAAGGCCGGGGCTGATGTTACGCACAAGCTGCTGCCGAGCGGGCATGAGCTTACGCGCGTGGATATTGATGACGCGCGTGAGTGGCTTTCGCGGTTGGCTTGA
- a CDS encoding SGNH/GDSL hydrolase family protein, with the protein MHRKFLALAFLGFGSIAAFAQTPAANWVGTWAASPVGAVVNDGQPSPANSTYRNIVHISLGGSAVRVQLTNEFGTDPLTVGSAHIAVSAGGGSIQANSDHALTFNGRPTAEVPAGAFILSDPVNMEPAPLSDLVVSVYFPEQRIRNTTCHSFGDSTNYMLRGDATSAPTADNSSPIYAWCFVKGIDVRTNATDKAAAIVTFGDSITDGADSTRDANHRWPDVLAARLQADKKTANLGVLNQGIGGNRVLHDGYGPSALARFDRDVIAQTGVKYLIILEGINDIGRLKEPHEPGDKITADDLIFGLSQLVTRAHQHGIKVFGATLTPYLPTGYSSPQGEQVRQAYNQWITTSGVFDGVIDFDKITQDPAHPDQFLPDYDSGDHLHPKDAGYKAMGDAIDLSLFH; encoded by the coding sequence ATGCATCGGAAATTTCTTGCGTTAGCTTTCCTGGGGTTTGGCAGTATTGCGGCCTTTGCTCAGACACCGGCTGCAAACTGGGTGGGAACGTGGGCAGCTTCGCCCGTAGGCGCTGTCGTGAATGACGGCCAGCCGAGCCCCGCCAACTCTACCTATCGCAACATCGTGCACATCAGCCTGGGCGGCTCAGCCGTGCGGGTGCAACTCACCAACGAATTCGGCACAGACCCGCTCACCGTGGGCAGTGCGCATATCGCAGTCAGCGCAGGCGGCGGATCGATTCAGGCGAATTCGGATCATGCGCTCACTTTCAACGGAAGGCCCACAGCTGAGGTTCCTGCCGGAGCATTCATCCTCAGCGACCCGGTGAACATGGAGCCCGCTCCGCTCTCCGACCTCGTCGTGAGCGTGTATTTCCCCGAGCAGCGCATTCGCAACACCACCTGCCACTCCTTCGGCGATTCAACCAACTACATGCTCAGAGGCGACGCGACGTCCGCACCAACCGCAGACAATTCCAGCCCCATCTACGCCTGGTGCTTCGTCAAAGGAATTGACGTGCGTACCAACGCCACTGACAAAGCCGCAGCGATCGTGACCTTCGGCGACTCCATCACCGACGGCGCGGACTCAACGCGCGATGCGAATCATCGCTGGCCGGACGTTCTCGCCGCCCGCCTGCAGGCCGACAAGAAGACCGCAAACCTCGGCGTGCTCAATCAAGGCATTGGCGGCAACCGCGTCCTTCACGATGGCTACGGCCCAAGCGCGCTCGCCCGCTTCGATCGCGACGTAATTGCGCAGACCGGCGTCAAGTATCTCATCATCCTCGAAGGCATCAATGACATTGGCCGCCTCAAAGAACCGCACGAGCCAGGCGACAAGATCACCGCCGACGATCTGATCTTCGGCCTGTCTCAACTCGTCACCCGCGCGCACCAGCACGGCATCAAGGTCTTCGGCGCAACGCTGACTCCGTATCTGCCCACGGGCTACTCATCGCCGCAAGGCGAGCAAGTCCGGCAAGCCTACAACCAGTGGATCACGACCAGCGGTGTCTTCGATGGCGTCATTGACTTCGACAAGATCACGCAAGACCCTGCGCATCCTGACCAGTTCCTGCCCGACTATGATTCGGGCGATCACCTCCACCCGAAAGACGCCGGATACAAAGCCATGGGCGACGCCATCGATCTGTCGTTATTTCACTGA
- a CDS encoding discoidin domain-containing protein yields MQRSIFAALVVFAVSLSAQTIHVSTAPADQTNSFVPTETLGAGVDRIPREAFEKDLVPETIAATLASGWQTVTYRQNTELAIQAWHWNPKGTWSDPSGKGYFTGSTELGDPIRHSYGYVLPHRGVTRNDGTGNTGYSRLTDGDPETYWKSNPYLTQRFTGEDDSLHPQWVIMDLNANQLVDTIRIDWAEPFATHYVVQYWTTDADPVHAPTRGVWQTFPHAEITDGKGGPATIRLASSPMPVRYVRILMTASSNTCDTHGSSDPRNCVGYAIRELALGTTSADGQFHDLVRHTPDQEQTATICSSIDPWHEPDNLESTFESQIGFDFFYTSGITRGLPAMIPVAMLYDTPENAVAEISYIEKRQYPISYVEMGEEADGQFMLPEDYAALYLQWAMALHRVDPALKLGGPAFTGENKDIEVWPDEQGRTSWTGRFLDYLRQHQRMSDLAFFSFEHYPYEPCKISWSSLYEEPTLMSHIMQVWRDDGLPANVPMFVTESNLSSATSETYMDIFSGIWLADYIGSFLTAGGKGVYYFHYLPLQLERGCNDSAGTFGMFTVDADYKIKQRLAQFFASQMITQQWVQPGNGQHHVYPATSVVDDGAGHSLVTTYALERPDGEWSLMIVNRDQFNPHTVHVDFDGASHAASHFTGTVHVARFGRDQYQWHARSKDFTAHLPEKEDRPAVIFTPGKADPDGPILESTEEANANTQFDLPAASITVIRGKIALK; encoded by the coding sequence TTGCAACGATCGATCTTCGCCGCCCTTGTCGTCTTTGCTGTTTCTCTTTCCGCCCAGACGATTCATGTCAGCACGGCGCCCGCTGACCAAACCAACAGCTTTGTCCCGACGGAGACCCTGGGCGCGGGCGTCGACCGAATTCCGCGTGAGGCCTTCGAGAAGGACCTGGTGCCGGAGACGATTGCGGCCACGCTCGCTTCCGGCTGGCAGACGGTCACGTATCGCCAGAACACTGAGCTTGCCATCCAGGCATGGCACTGGAATCCGAAAGGCACATGGAGCGATCCGAGCGGCAAGGGGTATTTCACCGGTTCGACTGAGCTGGGCGACCCGATACGTCACTCCTACGGTTACGTATTGCCGCACCGCGGCGTTACTCGGAATGACGGAACCGGTAATACCGGATATTCACGGCTGACGGACGGTGACCCGGAGACCTATTGGAAGAGCAATCCTTATCTGACGCAGCGCTTTACCGGCGAAGACGATTCGCTGCATCCGCAGTGGGTCATCATGGACCTGAATGCAAATCAGCTTGTCGATACGATTCGCATTGACTGGGCAGAGCCGTTTGCAACGCACTATGTTGTTCAGTACTGGACCACCGACGCGGACCCGGTTCACGCGCCAACGCGCGGCGTTTGGCAGACCTTTCCGCACGCTGAGATCACTGACGGAAAAGGAGGACCGGCAACGATTCGCCTTGCGTCCTCTCCGATGCCGGTGCGATATGTGCGTATTCTCATGACGGCGTCGTCGAATACCTGCGATACGCATGGCTCGTCTGATCCACGTAACTGTGTCGGTTACGCAATTCGTGAGTTGGCACTCGGGACTACGTCGGCAGATGGCCAGTTTCACGATCTTGTGCGTCACACGCCCGATCAGGAGCAGACTGCGACGATTTGTTCCTCCATCGACCCGTGGCACGAGCCGGACAACCTGGAGAGCACATTTGAGTCGCAGATCGGCTTTGATTTTTTCTATACCAGCGGCATTACGCGCGGGCTGCCGGCGATGATTCCGGTGGCAATGCTCTATGACACGCCTGAGAATGCTGTGGCGGAAATCAGTTACATCGAGAAGCGCCAGTATCCGATCTCGTATGTCGAGATGGGAGAGGAAGCTGATGGGCAGTTCATGCTTCCGGAGGATTACGCTGCGCTATACCTGCAGTGGGCTATGGCGCTGCATCGCGTCGATCCGGCGCTGAAGCTGGGAGGCCCGGCATTTACAGGTGAGAACAAGGACATCGAAGTGTGGCCGGACGAGCAGGGGCGTACTTCGTGGACGGGGCGGTTTCTTGATTATCTGCGGCAGCATCAGCGGATGAGCGATCTGGCGTTCTTTTCGTTCGAGCATTATCCGTACGAGCCGTGCAAGATCAGCTGGAGCAGTCTTTACGAGGAGCCAACGCTGATGAGCCACATTATGCAGGTGTGGCGGGATGATGGACTGCCCGCGAATGTGCCCATGTTTGTCACCGAGTCGAATCTGTCATCGGCGACCAGCGAGACGTACATGGACATCTTCAGCGGGATCTGGCTGGCGGACTACATTGGCTCGTTTCTGACCGCTGGCGGCAAAGGCGTTTACTACTTCCATTACCTTCCACTGCAACTGGAGCGGGGCTGTAACGATTCGGCTGGGACGTTTGGCATGTTTACGGTCGATGCTGATTACAAGATCAAGCAGCGGCTGGCACAGTTCTTTGCGAGCCAGATGATTACGCAGCAGTGGGTGCAGCCGGGGAATGGACAGCACCATGTTTATCCTGCGACCAGCGTGGTGGATGATGGCGCTGGGCATTCGCTGGTGACGACGTATGCTCTGGAACGGCCTGACGGCGAATGGTCGCTGATGATCGTCAACCGCGACCAGTTCAATCCGCACACTGTGCACGTTGATTTTGATGGGGCTTCGCATGCCGCGAGCCATTTCACCGGTACCGTACACGTTGCGCGCTTTGGCCGCGATCAATATCAATGGCATGCGCGGAGCAAGGACTTCACGGCGCATCTTCCTGAAAAAGAGGATCGACCAGCGGTCATCTTTACACCCGGCAAGGCTGATCCTGACGGTCCGATTCTGGAGTCGACGGAAGAGGCCAACGCCAATACGCAGTTCGATCTCCCTGCGGCGTCGATCACGGTGATTCGCGGCAAGATCGCATTAAAATAG
- a CDS encoding HAD family hydrolase, which yields MKLKLPEGQFKAYLFDCDGTIADSMPLHYIAWKKALGEWGCDFDEDLFYAWGGLSVAKIISTLNEQRGLNMPVAEVEHRKESLYYDLLPQLTAVPEVLEHIEAQYGRIPFAVVSGSTRESVTASLAALHLLDRFETMVCAGDYKKGKPDPEIFLLAAERLGVAPQDCLVFEDAELGIQGATAAGMASVRVPLPHERAVALK from the coding sequence ATGAAGTTGAAATTACCCGAAGGACAGTTCAAGGCTTATCTCTTTGACTGTGATGGCACCATTGCCGATTCGATGCCGCTGCACTATATCGCATGGAAGAAGGCGCTCGGCGAGTGGGGCTGCGACTTTGACGAAGATCTGTTTTATGCGTGGGGCGGCCTGTCGGTGGCGAAGATCATTTCTACACTGAATGAGCAGCGTGGCCTCAACATGCCTGTGGCCGAGGTGGAGCATCGGAAAGAGAGCCTTTACTACGATCTATTGCCGCAGCTTACGGCTGTGCCTGAGGTTCTGGAGCATATCGAAGCTCAATACGGGCGGATTCCGTTTGCTGTGGTTTCGGGGAGCACGCGCGAATCGGTGACGGCTTCGTTGGCGGCGCTCCATCTGCTGGATCGCTTTGAGACGATGGTCTGCGCTGGCGATTATAAGAAGGGCAAACCGGATCCGGAGATCTTTTTGCTGGCTGCTGAGAGGCTGGGTGTGGCGCCTCAGGATTGTCTTGTGTTTGAGGATGCAGAGTTAGGGATTCAGGGAGCGACTGCTGCGGGCATGGCTTCTGTTAGGGTTCCGCTGCCCCATGAACGGGCGGTGGCGCTCAAATAA
- a CDS encoding acyl-CoA dehydrogenase has protein sequence MSSQASAAAAVPDVTTYPFKLTDEQEHLRREVRDFAQREIAPNVMKWDEASEFPADVVKQLGQMGLMGMIFPVEYGGAGLGYVDYMTAIEELSAVDGSVGIIVAAHNSLCSNHIFLAGNEDQRRKYIPKLAGGEWLGAWGLTEPNSGSDAAGAKTTAVRKGDKWVLNGNKTFITNGHYADVAVVIAVTDKTQGTHGLSAFVVEKGTSGFRPGKKENKLGLRASDTSELIFEDCEIPAENLLGKLGEGFVDSMRVLDGGRVSIAALSLGIARGALEASLHYVKERRQFGKAIAEFQGVQWKLADMATELDAARLLTLRAAVLKDAGQRVTRESSMAKLYASEVAVRICDEAVQLHGGYGFIKDYPAEKFYRDVKLCTIGEGTSEIQRMVIAREILKVMPSRG, from the coding sequence ATGAGTTCTCAGGCAAGCGCCGCGGCTGCGGTGCCGGACGTAACCACTTATCCCTTCAAGCTTACCGACGAGCAGGAGCACCTGCGCCGTGAGGTCCGCGATTTTGCACAGCGCGAAATAGCCCCCAACGTCATGAAGTGGGACGAGGCCAGCGAGTTTCCTGCTGACGTCGTGAAGCAGCTTGGGCAGATGGGACTGATGGGGATGATCTTTCCCGTGGAGTATGGCGGCGCGGGCCTGGGCTATGTCGATTACATGACGGCGATTGAAGAGCTGTCGGCTGTCGACGGTTCAGTGGGCATCATCGTTGCCGCACACAATTCGCTTTGCTCGAACCACATTTTTCTTGCTGGAAATGAAGATCAGAGGCGGAAGTACATTCCGAAGCTCGCCGGCGGCGAATGGCTGGGCGCATGGGGGCTGACCGAGCCAAATTCCGGCTCAGATGCGGCTGGCGCCAAGACGACTGCGGTTCGCAAGGGCGACAAGTGGGTGCTGAACGGTAACAAGACGTTCATCACCAATGGCCACTATGCGGATGTGGCCGTGGTGATCGCCGTAACGGACAAGACGCAGGGTACGCATGGACTCTCGGCGTTTGTGGTGGAGAAGGGGACATCGGGATTTCGTCCGGGGAAGAAAGAAAACAAACTGGGACTGCGGGCCAGCGATACCTCGGAATTGATTTTTGAGGACTGCGAGATTCCGGCGGAGAATCTGCTGGGGAAGCTGGGCGAAGGATTTGTCGACTCGATGCGTGTCCTCGATGGCGGTCGCGTGTCGATTGCTGCGTTGTCGCTCGGGATTGCGCGCGGTGCGCTGGAGGCGAGTTTGCATTACGTGAAAGAGCGCAGGCAGTTCGGAAAGGCTATCGCGGAATTTCAGGGCGTGCAGTGGAAGCTCGCCGATATGGCCACGGAACTCGATGCGGCGCGTTTGCTGACGCTGCGGGCTGCGGTTTTGAAGGATGCAGGGCAGCGGGTGACGCGGGAATCGTCGATGGCAAAGCTCTATGCGAGCGAAGTGGCGGTTCGCATCTGCGACGAGGCTGTGCAACTGCATGGCGGTTATGGCTTTATAAAGGATTACCCGGCAGAGAAGTTTTATCGCGACGTGAAGCTCTGCACCATCGGCGAAGGCACGAGCGAGATTCAGCGCATGGTGATCGCCCGCGAGATTCTCAAGGTGATGCCGTCGCGCGGTTAA
- the meaB gene encoding methylmalonyl Co-A mutase-associated GTPase MeaB, with the protein MSKTLPSVESDVTQMIERLRSGDVRALARAVSLVENDAPSATEVLSTCFPFSGRALRIGVTGAPGVGKSTIVDKLARHYRGAGVTVGVIAVDPTSPFTGGAILGDRIRMQENLGDPGFYVRSMATRGSLGGLARTTADVASVIEASGKDVILIETVGVGQDEIDIVRLSDVTIVVLVPGMGDDVQSLKAGIMEIADLFVVNKADREGADRVEKEVRAMQSLATSHGDWIPPVVKTIASTGEGIDRLTDAIAQMKQWLEADGRLEVRRRKYWRERITEMMRNALMRELREHGLSDVELDALAERVASKQEDPYRLVPELVARVVRA; encoded by the coding sequence ATGAGCAAAACTCTCCCGAGTGTTGAGTCCGATGTAACACAAATGATCGAGCGCCTTCGTTCCGGCGATGTGCGTGCTCTTGCGCGTGCGGTTTCGCTGGTGGAGAACGATGCGCCGTCTGCGACGGAGGTCTTATCGACCTGCTTTCCCTTCAGCGGACGCGCTCTGCGCATCGGCGTTACGGGTGCTCCGGGTGTGGGGAAGAGCACGATCGTGGACAAACTGGCGCGGCATTACCGCGGCGCGGGTGTCACGGTTGGCGTGATCGCAGTGGATCCCACGAGCCCTTTTACTGGCGGCGCGATTCTTGGCGATCGTATTCGCATGCAGGAGAATCTGGGTGATCCGGGATTCTACGTGCGCAGCATGGCGACGCGCGGATCGCTTGGTGGGCTTGCGCGGACGACGGCTGATGTTGCCTCAGTGATTGAAGCCAGCGGCAAGGATGTGATCCTGATTGAGACGGTTGGCGTAGGTCAGGACGAGATCGATATTGTGCGGCTTTCCGACGTCACCATCGTGGTGCTGGTGCCGGGCATGGGCGACGATGTGCAGAGTCTCAAGGCCGGCATCATGGAGATCGCCGATCTGTTCGTTGTGAACAAGGCTGACCGCGAAGGCGCGGATCGCGTGGAAAAAGAGGTACGCGCCATGCAGTCGCTGGCGACAAGTCACGGCGACTGGATTCCGCCAGTGGTGAAGACGATCGCATCGACCGGTGAGGGAATCGATCGATTGACCGACGCGATCGCGCAGATGAAACAATGGTTAGAAGCGGATGGACGATTGGAAGTCCGACGCAGGAAGTACTGGCGTGAACGTATTACAGAGATGATGCGGAATGCATTGATGCGCGAGTTGCGTGAGCATGGGCTAAGTGATGTGGAACTCGATGCGCTGGCAGAGCGCGTCGCCAGCAAGCAGGAGGATCCGTACCGGCTGGTGCCCGAGCTGGTGGCACGGGTAGTAAGGGCGTAG
- the mce gene encoding methylmalonyl-CoA epimerase: MTKIDHLGIAVKSIAAARGLYESLGLHIVQEETVEHEKVRVAMIPVDESRIELLEPTADDSPVGKFLAKRGEGLHHVALHVDDISATLEALKAKGARLISDEIQIGAGGHLYFFVHPSSAGGVLLEICQDPISYV; encoded by the coding sequence ATGACGAAGATCGATCATCTTGGAATTGCGGTGAAGAGCATTGCTGCTGCGCGCGGACTTTACGAGTCGTTGGGGCTGCACATCGTGCAGGAAGAAACGGTTGAGCACGAGAAGGTGCGTGTGGCGATGATTCCCGTCGATGAGAGCCGCATCGAACTGCTCGAGCCGACTGCGGATGACTCGCCTGTGGGAAAGTTCCTTGCGAAACGTGGTGAAGGGCTGCATCATGTGGCGCTGCATGTCGATGACATCTCGGCCACGCTTGAGGCGCTGAAGGCTAAGGGCGCTCGACTTATATCGGATGAAATACAGATTGGCGCAGGCGGTCATCTGTACTTCTTCGTGCATCCGTCGAGCGCTGGAGGCGTGCTGCTTGAAATCTGTCAGGATCCAATCTCGTACGTATAA
- the tsaB gene encoding tRNA (adenosine(37)-N6)-threonylcarbamoyltransferase complex dimerization subunit type 1 TsaB — MLLAIDTCGNTGTIALALREGESMMVIGTAELAGKTYSAMLVPRLRELFEAHHVDRQHIEAIVVVNGPGSFTGVRVGLSAVKGLAEVLATPIIAVSRLQVLAHKEQKRFAALDAGRGEFYFRDDNPGAPSEALLTLGELRDAAPAASELVVCEEKVAAAFPEACLVTAPTATDALAVALPRLRAGDFDDLASLDGNYLRRSDAELFARKPEAVAGKTQSA; from the coding sequence ATGCTGTTAGCAATCGACACATGTGGGAACACGGGAACCATCGCGCTCGCCCTCAGAGAAGGCGAATCTATGATGGTGATAGGAACGGCGGAGCTTGCGGGTAAGACTTATTCCGCCATGCTGGTGCCGCGTCTGCGTGAACTGTTCGAGGCGCATCACGTGGACCGGCAGCACATCGAGGCAATCGTTGTCGTCAATGGGCCGGGCAGTTTTACCGGGGTGCGCGTTGGCTTGAGTGCGGTGAAGGGTCTGGCTGAAGTCTTGGCCACGCCTATTATTGCTGTGTCGCGACTGCAGGTGCTAGCGCACAAGGAACAGAAACGGTTTGCGGCGCTCGATGCCGGCCGGGGAGAGTTCTACTTTCGCGACGACAATCCGGGGGCGCCGAGCGAAGCGCTTCTGACTTTAGGCGAATTGCGTGATGCGGCGCCGGCTGCTTCCGAGTTGGTGGTATGCGAAGAGAAAGTGGCTGCGGCGTTTCCTGAAGCGTGCCTGGTGACTGCGCCTACGGCTACCGATGCGCTGGCTGTTGCGCTGCCTCGGCTACGGGCCGGCGACTTCGACGATCTCGCCTCGCTCGACGGAAACTACCTGCGCCGTTCCGATGCCGAGCTGTTCGCCAGAAAACCCGAAGCGGTCGCGGGAAAGACACAAAGCGCATGA